A single window of Anaerocolumna chitinilytica DNA harbors:
- a CDS encoding HIT family protein, giving the protein MSCLICERIEMIKQGTNPYFVTELETGYVVLADYQRYKGYTIFLCKSHETELHYLPYDFRIKHLAEMSLVAEAVFQAFQANKMNHAMLGNLDSHVHWHLIPRVKGDTPANAPIWRLPDEELFQEIYQPDTKDLNDMRFKLKEEINNLLRVHNNRL; this is encoded by the coding sequence ATGAGCTGTCTAATCTGTGAAAGAATTGAAATGATAAAACAAGGAACAAATCCTTATTTTGTTACAGAGCTGGAAACTGGGTATGTTGTACTGGCAGATTATCAAAGATATAAAGGCTATACTATTTTTTTATGTAAATCACATGAAACGGAACTTCATTATTTACCCTACGACTTCCGGATAAAACACTTAGCGGAAATGAGTCTTGTTGCTGAAGCAGTCTTTCAAGCCTTTCAAGCAAATAAAATGAATCATGCCATGCTTGGAAACCTCGACAGCCATGTTCATTGGCACCTGATTCCAAGAGTTAAGGGGGACACTCCTGCCAACGCACCTATTTGGAGATTGCCGGACGAAGAATTATTTCAGGAAATTTATCAGCCTGATACAAAAGATTTAAATGATATGAGGTTCAAGCTAAAAGAAGAGATTAATAATTTGCTGAGAGTGCATAATAATAGATTGTAA
- a CDS encoding VOC family protein, translated as MRKPGIIKIDKIVLECKDPVELSDFYIKLLGWEKGYDNNDFIIIGSETGNIDIGFQKNTDFIAPKWPDVEGEQQMMLHLDFCVAASEHQEWVEYAIYCGAKKADFQYSKDWTVMIDPEGHPFCIDPS; from the coding sequence ATGAGAAAACCTGGAATAATTAAAATTGATAAAATTGTACTAGAATGTAAAGATCCGGTAGAACTTTCTGATTTTTATATCAAACTACTTGGATGGGAAAAAGGATATGATAATAATGATTTCATTATCATTGGATCAGAAACGGGCAATATAGACATAGGTTTTCAAAAAAATACTGACTTTATTGCACCAAAATGGCCAGATGTTGAAGGTGAACAACAGATGATGCTACATTTAGATTTCTGTGTCGCTGCTTCTGAGCATCAAGAATGGGTTGAGTATGCTATTTATTGCGGCGCAAAAAAAGCAGATTTTCAATATTCGAAAGATTGGACAGTAATGATTGACCCCGAAGGGCATCCTTTTTGCATCGACCCATCGTAA
- a CDS encoding IS110 family RNA-guided transposase, translating to MMRLVYPICCGLDVHKNVIVATIVTTDKNGISEYNQKSFSTINSDIQKFHDWLIKNDCFYVCMESTGKYWIPIFNYLENDINVCLTHPKYVKAIKGKKTDKKDSRWIADLYKFDLVRCSFIPPKNFRQLRELARYRFKLVCMKSSEKNRIQNCMTVSNIGIASILSDPFGKTATEIMTYLLSNTTDTINDKAVRKLIKKNAKVKSDDIIEAIKGYNIETDQAKKLELARGHLDYLDDMITQTEVELYIRIKPYYEFVEYISSLPGITEISATIILAEIGIDMSIFDDAKHLCSWCGLSPSNNESAGKKKSVRIAKAGAYLKPMMVQCALAAIKSKKQPYFAIKYGRIKKRRGHKKAIIAIARMMMVCIYHMISEKQPFNPTDYEELMDPHYSTSMVTLNDENVFAYLEAKGYDLSLLVKCNDN from the coding sequence ATGATGAGGCTTGTTTACCCCATCTGTTGTGGGCTTGATGTCCACAAAAATGTTATCGTTGCAACCATCGTTACTACTGATAAAAATGGAATATCTGAGTACAATCAGAAATCCTTCTCAACCATCAATTCTGATATTCAGAAATTTCATGATTGGTTAATTAAAAATGACTGTTTTTATGTCTGTATGGAATCCACGGGGAAGTACTGGATTCCTATTTTTAATTACCTTGAAAATGACATCAATGTATGCCTTACTCATCCCAAATATGTCAAAGCTATCAAAGGTAAAAAAACAGACAAAAAAGATTCCAGATGGATTGCAGATCTTTATAAATTCGATCTGGTCAGATGTTCTTTTATCCCTCCGAAGAATTTCCGGCAGCTTCGAGAGCTTGCACGCTACCGTTTCAAGCTGGTTTGTATGAAGTCCTCAGAGAAAAACCGTATACAGAACTGTATGACCGTTTCCAACATCGGCATTGCCAGTATTCTGTCTGATCCATTTGGTAAAACGGCAACTGAAATCATGACCTATCTGCTTTCTAATACTACGGATACCATTAATGACAAAGCTGTTCGCAAACTCATCAAAAAAAATGCTAAGGTTAAGTCTGATGATATTATTGAAGCAATCAAAGGTTATAACATCGAAACCGACCAGGCAAAAAAACTGGAGCTTGCCAGAGGGCATCTTGATTATCTGGATGATATGATTACGCAAACTGAGGTTGAGCTTTATATAAGAATCAAACCTTATTATGAATTTGTGGAATACATATCCTCACTTCCTGGTATAACGGAAATCAGTGCAACCATTATCCTTGCCGAGATTGGTATCGATATGAGCATCTTTGATGACGCCAAACATCTTTGCTCCTGGTGCGGACTTTCTCCATCCAACAATGAATCCGCAGGAAAAAAGAAATCTGTTCGTATTGCGAAAGCTGGCGCTTATCTAAAACCAATGATGGTTCAGTGTGCACTTGCTGCGATCAAGAGTAAAAAACAACCTTATTTTGCAATTAAATATGGTCGAATCAAGAAACGACGTGGTCATAAAAAAGCAATTATTGCAATAGCCAGAATGATGATGGTTTGTATCTATCACATGATATCTGAAAAACAGCCTTTCAACCCGACTGATTATGAGGAATTGATGGATCCTCATTACTCAACTTCTATGGTTACTCTAAATGATGAAAATGTATTTGCTTACCTTGAAGCGAAGGGTTATGATCTTTCCTTATTAGTAAAATGCAACGATAACTAA
- a CDS encoding helix-turn-helix domain-containing protein, producing the protein MEIKICNNIAKYRKENEITQAELAEYLGVSPQAVSKWEQEISIPDIYLIPKIAYFFNISIDTLFGTSNFDTTELLVSKYSAVRNDKNYKEAKEAIDALLDMNPEDLKALSLLCRLEHQRSLEYLHKSIKACEKLKHTAKDKDTYWENMASIQLMRENSLIGNYDFLNEYIQKFEENKTADNFNYFLLAITLSTDEQYKKALKKGKDYIDSFTFQEQLKIYPNLMEIAYSLEDFDYVRKCFDVIIKDTENKDQIFNAWWLLWKSHKSAGKEKEAEDCRKKLLNLLPAQNYNEYLYEEIERHLLGEGDKPEIIW; encoded by the coding sequence ATGGAGATTAAAATCTGTAATAACATTGCTAAATACCGTAAAGAAAATGAAATAACTCAGGCTGAACTTGCTGAATACCTTGGTGTATCTCCCCAAGCCGTGTCCAAGTGGGAGCAGGAAATATCCATCCCGGATATTTATTTAATTCCGAAAATAGCATATTTCTTTAACATATCAATTGACACATTATTTGGAACTTCCAATTTTGATACTACCGAGTTGTTAGTTTCTAAGTATTCAGCTGTACGTAATGATAAAAACTATAAAGAAGCAAAGGAAGCTATCGATGCTTTGCTGGATATGAATCCAGAGGACCTAAAAGCACTTAGCCTTCTCTGTCGGTTGGAACATCAGAGATCGCTTGAATATCTCCACAAAAGTATTAAAGCATGTGAAAAACTAAAACATACAGCAAAGGATAAAGATACCTATTGGGAAAACATGGCTTCTATACAATTAATGCGTGAAAATTCATTGATTGGCAATTATGATTTTTTAAATGAGTATATTCAAAAATTTGAAGAAAATAAAACAGCAGACAATTTTAATTATTTCTTGCTTGCAATAACACTTAGTACCGATGAACAATATAAAAAGGCCCTTAAGAAAGGGAAGGATTATATCGATTCCTTTACTTTTCAAGAGCAATTAAAGATATATCCTAACCTTATGGAAATAGCCTATTCTTTGGAAGACTTTGATTATGTTCGAAAATGCTTTGATGTTATAATAAAGGATACAGAAAATAAAGACCAAATATTCAATGCCTGGTGGCTGCTATGGAAATCCCATAAAAGTGCAGGAAAAGAAAAGGAAGCAGAAGATTGCAGAAAAAAACTATTAAATCTACTGCCAGCTCAGAATTATAATGAATATCTTTATGAGGAAATAGAACGACATCTTTTAGGTGAAGGTGACAAACCTGAAATAATATGGTAG
- a CDS encoding EamA family transporter, which translates to MWFFYALLSAFFAALTSILAKMGMKNVNSNVGTAIRTVVVLAMAWLIVFLTGKQKEIPAITQRGWIFLVLSGIATGLSWLCYFKALQIGDAAKVVPVDKFSVVITMVLAFLLLGEPLNTKTIAGGVIITIGMLVLVL; encoded by the coding sequence ATGTGGTTTTTTTACGCACTTTTATCAGCTTTTTTTGCAGCCTTAACCTCTATTTTAGCAAAGATGGGGATGAAGAATGTGAACTCCAATGTCGGTACTGCCATCAGAACCGTGGTCGTACTGGCAATGGCATGGCTGATTGTATTTTTGACAGGAAAGCAGAAAGAAATTCCTGCAATAACACAGCGAGGCTGGATTTTTCTTGTATTATCCGGTATAGCGACAGGACTTTCCTGGTTATGCTATTTTAAAGCATTACAAATAGGTGACGCTGCAAAAGTAGTACCAGTGGATAAATTTAGTGTTGTTATCACGATGGTACTGGCATTTTTATTACTTGGAGAACCTTTAAACACGAAAACAATAGCAGGCGGTGTAATAATTACTATCGGTATGCTGGTACTTGTATTATAG
- a CDS encoding AraC family transcriptional regulator, whose amino-acid sequence MDWVDRMNKAIDYIEEHLTEEISEKEINNITACSFSMFQGSFTQITGVSLSEYLRRRKLTCAAYELQNTDEKVIDISLKYGYNSADAFTVAFKRLHGVTPTEARFSGVTLTFYCRIRFSLKIEGVDKMDYTTIERSSFKVIGIRRTTPYGGGTWAIVKSDGSNEKIKEISGIFYDLGLCFGFGDDGSNDYMCGIEWDKEDIEGLDTYQYPSVTWLKFEANGSITGQTLGGVWKRIHEEFLPQSKYKLSGLPTIEKYVKWDDADDMCIVEIWLPVALK is encoded by the coding sequence ATGGATTGGGTAGATAGAATGAATAAAGCGATTGATTATATAGAAGAACACCTGACCGAAGAAATTAGTGAAAAAGAAATAAACAACATTACAGCGTGTTCATTCTCAATGTTTCAAGGCTCTTTCACACAAATTACAGGGGTTTCTCTTTCGGAGTATTTACGTCGTCGTAAGCTGACCTGTGCCGCATATGAGTTGCAGAATACAGATGAAAAAGTAATTGATATTTCGTTAAAATATGGCTATAATTCTGCTGATGCGTTTACAGTTGCTTTTAAGCGATTGCATGGTGTTACTCCAACCGAAGCAAGATTTTCAGGTGTAACTCTCACATTCTATTGTCGTATTCGCTTCTCACTTAAAATAGAAGGAGTTGATAAAATGGACTATACCACGATTGAAAGATCATCATTCAAAGTAATTGGAATAAGACGTACAACACCATATGGCGGTGGTACGTGGGCCATTGTAAAAAGTGATGGAAGCAATGAGAAAATCAAGGAAATTAGTGGCATATTTTATGATTTAGGTCTATGCTTTGGATTTGGTGATGACGGAAGCAATGACTATATGTGCGGTATTGAATGGGATAAAGAAGATATTGAAGGTTTGGATACCTATCAATATCCGAGTGTTACTTGGCTCAAGTTTGAAGCGAATGGCTCTATTACGGGTCAAACTCTTGGAGGTGTATGGAAACGAATTCATGAGGAGTTTCTACCACAAAGCAAGTACAAGTTATCTGGACTTCCTACTATAGAAAAATATGTCAAATGGGATGATGCTGATGATATGTGTATTGTTGAGATTTGGCTTCCTGTTGCATTAAAGTAG
- a CDS encoding GNAT family N-acetyltransferase, producing the protein MVLKGKSITLTPYTSDNCHSFYRTYIADPMMTENIFVYNKEKTDTYYHNKVMDPTRIFFAISHEDSIIGEIQLKRIDFHNKCATLSIILSNDSVKNKGFGTEAEKLLIEYAFNQLDIETIYADAVHRNTRSRHVLEKIGFEHINDDEILTYYKLEKSSYEGHNKDKLFHIIEINEKYKGNVINIISENWGSNLIVTKGKVYNAEELPGLLAISNENIIGLITYYIHETECEIVSLISFEENKGVGTALIQRVLTIAREAGCKRLFLITTNDNTRAIRFYQKRGFDFAAFYRNEILESRKLKPQIPLIGYDGIPILHELEFEMDLYS; encoded by the coding sequence ATGGTATTAAAAGGTAAATCAATTACATTAACTCCATATACAAGTGATAATTGTCACAGTTTTTATAGAACTTATATAGCAGATCCAATGATGACAGAAAATATATTTGTTTATAATAAGGAGAAGACAGACACCTATTACCATAATAAAGTAATGGATCCTACCCGTATATTCTTTGCGATTTCTCATGAAGATAGCATTATTGGGGAAATTCAATTAAAACGCATCGATTTCCATAATAAATGTGCTACTCTAAGCATTATCTTAAGCAATGATTCTGTAAAGAACAAGGGTTTTGGTACAGAAGCTGAAAAGCTTCTTATTGAATATGCCTTTAACCAATTAGATATAGAAACTATTTATGCGGATGCCGTTCACCGTAACACCAGAAGCAGGCATGTGTTGGAGAAAATTGGTTTTGAACATATCAACGATGATGAAATCCTGACCTACTATAAGTTGGAAAAAAGCAGTTATGAAGGGCACAACAAAGATAAACTATTTCATATCATAGAAATCAATGAAAAATATAAAGGTAATGTCATCAATATAATTAGCGAAAACTGGGGCAGCAACCTTATTGTGACAAAAGGTAAGGTGTACAATGCAGAAGAACTCCCTGGACTTCTAGCCATAAGTAACGAAAATATAATAGGGTTGATTACTTATTATATCCATGAGACAGAATGTGAAATAGTATCTCTTATTAGCTTTGAGGAAAATAAAGGAGTAGGAACTGCTTTAATACAGAGGGTACTCACAATTGCCAGGGAAGCCGGCTGTAAACGATTATTTCTTATTACTACAAATGATAATACAAGGGCAATACGCTTTTATCAAAAACGTGGCTTTGACTTCGCTGCCTTTTACAGAAATGAGATCCTGGAATCCCGGAAGCTTAAACCTCAAATCCCCTTAATAGGCTATGATGGAATTCCTATTCTGCATGAATTGGAATTTGAAATGGACTTGTATAGTTAA
- a CDS encoding helix-turn-helix domain-containing protein codes for MEDKKTFGEYVTKRRKEMGFTQREFAEKLFVTESAVSKWERGISYPDITLIREICEILGISEHELLTASDDIKGRNSEKMAKKYERIVQAYRNILMVLYGIPLAVCFIVNIAVSHKLTWFFIVLASEMIAVSLTLVPVMVPVKKALITLGSFTFSLSLLLLICNLYTGGNWFIISFISVIFGLSLLFLPLILRGTYLIPILSDKKTLIYFTTETLLLFLLLFVCNQFTGGNWFLNRGMPIAGFSCILPWGIMLIMRYAPINIYFKFSSCFALASLFEYTIQGFLHFILNDGDSSMGFQYDLLNWNSLTTSGNINMIIFLSLLFFSIIFLITGIISSLRGQNLHNLS; via the coding sequence ATGGAAGATAAAAAAACATTCGGAGAATATGTCACAAAACGAAGAAAAGAAATGGGTTTTACTCAAAGAGAGTTTGCTGAAAAATTATTTGTAACAGAATCTGCTGTTTCAAAATGGGAAAGGGGGATTTCTTATCCGGATATTACTCTGATAAGGGAAATTTGTGAAATACTTGGAATAAGCGAGCACGAACTACTGACTGCCAGTGATGATATCAAGGGAAGAAATTCCGAAAAAATGGCTAAAAAATATGAAAGAATCGTTCAAGCTTATCGTAATATACTTATGGTCTTATATGGAATTCCCTTGGCCGTTTGTTTTATCGTTAACATCGCTGTTTCACATAAATTAACTTGGTTTTTTATTGTGCTGGCTTCTGAGATGATTGCGGTTTCCCTAACATTGGTGCCGGTTATGGTTCCTGTAAAAAAAGCCCTGATAACTTTAGGGTCCTTTACATTTTCACTCAGCTTGCTTTTACTTATATGTAATCTTTATACCGGTGGTAATTGGTTCATTATTTCCTTCATATCAGTAATATTTGGATTATCTCTTCTATTTTTACCCTTAATATTGCGAGGGACTTATCTTATTCCTATACTTTCAGATAAGAAGACTCTGATTTATTTTACTACTGAGACACTGCTATTGTTCCTGTTGCTTTTTGTGTGCAATCAATTTACCGGTGGTAACTGGTTCCTAAACCGTGGGATGCCAATTGCCGGGTTTTCTTGTATATTACCTTGGGGAATAATGTTAATTATGAGATATGCTCCAATTAATATTTATTTTAAATTTTCGAGCTGCTTTGCCCTTGCTTCTCTTTTTGAGTATACCATTCAGGGATTTCTTCATTTTATACTGAATGATGGTGACAGCAGTATGGGGTTTCAATATGACCTTTTAAATTGGAATAGTCTCACTACTAGTGGTAATATAAACATGATTATCTTTTTAAGTTTACTTTTCTTTTCTATAATTTTTCTTATAACCGGTATTATAAGTTCTTTACGTGGGCAAAATCTTCACAATTTAAGTTAG